The proteins below come from a single Tachysurus fulvidraco isolate hzauxx_2018 chromosome 13, HZAU_PFXX_2.0, whole genome shotgun sequence genomic window:
- the c2cd5 gene encoding C2 domain-containing protein 5 isoform X10, with protein sequence MPGKLKAKIVAGRHLPVMDRASDLTDAFVEVKFGNTTFKTDVYAKSLNPQWNSEWFKFEVDDEDLQDEPLQITVLDHDTYSANDAIGKVYIDIDPLLCSEAATVISGWFPIYDTIHGIRGEINVLVKVDLFNDLNRFRQSSCGVKFFCTTSIPRCYRAVMVHGFVEELVVNEDPEYQWIDRIRTPRASNEARQRLISLMSGELQRKIGLKVLEMGGNTVVGYLQCFDLEGESGLVVRAIGTACTLEKISSIHGSAGATNPSNSSPSKDIKDSPQAAPSALGCRSTHSSPVHGASSRLSQGFSVSVPTLLFAGMGSGGSAGKEVAPLKALLRQQTQSALEQREFPFFTLTSFPAGFLLHVGGVVSARSVKLLDRIHNPALGNTRSYKLLDWNSFSADEPETRDAWWEEIRQEIKSHAKALGCHAVVGYSESTSICEEVCILSASGTAAILSSRFMQDGALDTEHRFDDVVPPACGFCHIPYDEFNMPFPAQLTFCHCCHRHKVPDVLFTTIDVPSEAHVTGKGCLIQARLCRTKKKAQGEGNATAISNLLPFLEYELHTQLMNKLKLRSMNTLFGLRIQISVGENMLLGLASATGVYLTALPSPGGIQIAGKTPSDLTYEQHLSNMQKKINDTISKNKELYEINPPEFVEELIGSPIPEPRQRSRLFRSQSESSDEVLELDLSHGKKDAFVLEIDDTDAFEDIHSLLTDAPTPPGFYSCNTEIMPGIYNWTSELQMFTSVRVFRLSNVNLTNQGLNKIFNDLCENLLKSLYFKLRSMVPCCLCHLNFTVAVPEDELIQVAVTAVAMSFDKEQTQENGRQSGEKTLIKVTENEEQLQFPLELPADSSSSSSSSNPLNSAKGLAEVSGGPSSARGPTVDYSSFTDRCSSWIEQLRLKAHTIRRGSIKTISSMEKSSPLPEGRSRSLRSSRSYPGGSVAVVKMTPLSFIPGTKIIKYLGIINMFFIRETTSLREEGGVSGFLHSFIAEVFAMVRAHVAALGGNAVVSYSMKECVFMENPNKNQAQCLINVSGDAVIFIRESELEATPPLTQTSCAGEGT encoded by the exons ATGCCTGGGAAGCTGAAGGCGAAGATCGTGGCGGGTCGACACCTGCCTGTCATGGACCGGGCCAGTGACCTGACTGACGCTTTCGTGGAG GTGAAGTTTGGAAACACGACTTTTAAAACCGACGTGTATGCGAAGTCACTAAATCCGCAGTGGAATTCTGAGTGGTTTAAATTTGAG gtggatgATGAGGATCTGCAGGATGAACCGTTACAGATTACGGTCCTGGATCATGACACCTACAGTGCTAACGATGCCATAGGGAAGGTTTACATCGACATCGACCCGCTGCTCTGCAGTGAAGCTGCCACCGTCATCTCCGGCTGGTTTCCCATCTACGACACCATTCACG gtatAAGAGGAGAGATCAACGTGCTGGTTAAAGTCGACCTCTTTAACGACCTGAACCGTTTCAGACAGTCTTCCTGTGGAGTAAAGTTCTTCTGTA CTACATCCATCCCACGATGTTACCGTGCTGTGATGGTCCACGGCTTTGTGGAGGAGCTGGTGGTCAACGAGGACCCGGAGTACCAGTGGATCGACCGCATCCGAACCCCGCGAGCGTCTAACGAGGCCCGTCAGCGTCTCATCTCTCTCATGTCAG GTGAGCTTCAGAGGAAAATTGGACTGAAGGTCCTGGAGATGGGGGGGAACACTGTGGTTGGTTATCTGCAGTGTTTTGACCTGGAAGGAGAATCAGGTCTGGTTGTGCGAGCCATCGGTACGGCCTGCACGCTGGAGAAGATCAGCAGCATACACGGTTCTGCAGGGGCCACGAACCCATCTAACTCCTCTCCATCAAAGGATATAAAAGA ctctccGCAGGCTGCTCCTTCTGCTCTTGGATGTCGCTCCACTCACAGCAGTCCAGTTCACGGTGCGAGCAGCCGTCTCTCTCAGGGCTTCTCCGTTTCCGTGCCAACGCTGCTCTTCGCCG GAATGGGCAGCGGTGGCAGCGCCGGGAAGGAGGTGGCACCTCTTAAAGCACTTCTGAGACAACAGACGCAGTCGGCTTTGGAACAGAGG gaGTTCCCCTTCTTTACACTGACCAGTTTCCCTGCTGGCTTTCTGCTACATGTGGGTGGAGTGGTGAGCGCACGCTCCGTCAAACTTCTGGATCGAATCCACAACCCTG CCTTGGGTAACACCAGATCATACAAACTGCTAGACTGGAATAGTTTCTCCGCAG ACGAGCCTGAGACACGAGATGCTTGGTGGGAGGAGATCCGACAGGAGATCAAGTCTCATGCTAAAGCTCTGGGCTGCCATGCAGTGGTGGGATACAGTGAATCCACCAGTATCTG CGAGGAGGTGTGTATTCTGTCAGCTTCGGGCACCGCAGCGATCCTTAGCTCTCGCTTCATGCAGGACGGCGCACTGGACACAGAGCACAG gttTGATGACGTCGTCCCTCCTGCCTGTGGGTTTTGTCACATCCCATACGATGAGTTTAACATGCCGTTTCCAGCTCAGCTCACATTCTGTCACTGTTGTCACCGCCATAAAGTCCCTGATGTGCTCTTTACCACCATAGACGTCCCCTCTGAAGCTCACGTCACTGGCAAAGGCTGTCTTATACAGGCcag GTTGTGTCGCACTAAGAAGAAGGCTCAGGGCGAAGGCAACGCCACAGCCATCAGTAACCTGCTGCCGTTCCTGGAGTACGAGCTTCACACCCAGCTGATGAACAAGCTGAAGCTGCGCAGCATGAACACACTGTTCGGTTTGCGCATCCAGATCAGTGTGGGAGAGAACATGCTGCTCGGCCTGGCT TCAGCGACAGGTGTGTATCTAACAGCACTTCCAAGTCCAGGAGGAATCCAGATCGCAGGAAAGACCCCCAGTGACCTGACGTACGAACAGCATCTctcaaacatgcaaaaaaaaattaatgacacTATCAGCAAGAACAAAGAGCTGTATGAGATTAATCCCCcg GAGTTTGTAGAGGAGCTGATCGGCTCACCAATCCCTGAGCCCCGGCAGCGATCTCGCCTCTTTCGCTCCCAGTCAGAGAGCTCAGATGAAGTTTTGGAGTTGGACCTGTCTCATGGGAAGAAGGATGCTTTTGTTCTAGAG ATCGACGATACAGACGCTTTTGAAGACATTCATTCCCTCCTCACCGACGCCCCGACACCTCCAG GTTTCTACAGCTGCAACACTGAAATAATGCCTGGGATTTATAACTGGACTTCAGAACTACAG ATGTTTACCTCCGTGAGAGTGTTCCGACTCAGCAATgtaaatctgaccaatcagggcCTGAATAAGATCTTCAATGATCTGTGTGAGAACCTGCTCaag agttTGTATTTCAAATTGCGCTCCATGGTGCCCTGCTGCCTCTGCCACTTAAACTTCACTGTCGCTGTGCCCGAGGACGAACTCATACAG gtggcAGTGACAGCAGTGGCCATGAGCTTCGATAAAGAGCAGACGCAGGAGAATGGCAGACAAAGTGGAGAGAAAACACTTATTaaag TTACAGAAAACGAAGAGCAGCTTCAGTTCCCTTTAGAGCTCCCTGCtgattcctcctcctcctcctcttcctccaacCCTCTGAACTCAGCCAAAG gtttgGCCGAGGTTTCAGGAGGTCCTTCGAGCGCTCGTG gccCCACAGTTGATTACAGTTCCTTTACAGACAGATGCAGTTCCTGGATAGAGCAGCTTAGACTGAAAGCTCACACCATAAGACGAGGATCAATTAAAACAA TTTCCTCTATGGAGAAGTCCAGTCCATTGCCTGAaggtcgctctcgctctctgagGTCGAGCCGTTCTTACCCCGGAGGTTCTGTTGCTGTGGTTAAAATGACGCCGCTCTCTTTTATTCCtggaacaaaaataataaaatacctCGGCATAATCAACATGTTCTTCATCAGGGAGACCACCTCACTTCgagag gagggTGGTGTGAGCGGGTTCCTGCACTCCTTTATAGCTGAGGTGTTTGCTATGGTGCGCGCGCATGTTGCTGCTCTGGGAGGAAACGCCGTCGTCTCGTACAGCATGAAGgaatgtgtgtttatggagAATCCAAACAAGaatcag gctCAGTGCCTTATCAACGTGAGCGGAGATGCTGTGATTTTCATCCGAGAGTCTGAACTCGAGGCCACGCCTCCACTGACACAAACATCCTGTGCTGGAGAAGggacgtga
- the c2cd5 gene encoding C2 domain-containing protein 5 isoform X5, translated as MPGKLKAKIVAGRHLPVMDRASDLTDAFVEVKFGNTTFKTDVYAKSLNPQWNSEWFKFEVDDEDLQDEPLQITVLDHDTYSANDAIGKVYIDIDPLLCSEAATVISGWFPIYDTIHGIRGEINVLVKVDLFNDLNRFRQSSCGVKFFCTTSIPRCYRAVMVHGFVEELVVNEDPEYQWIDRIRTPRASNEARQRLISLMSGELQRKIGLKVLEMGGNTVVGYLQCFDLEGESGLVVRAIGTACTLEKISSIHGSAGATNPSNSSPSKDIKEAGFGEEAPGVPLCSGPPTPLRAQTFSSFSPSKSYSRQSSSSDTELSLTPKTARICLSPSSPILQCKSSPFPTTKALRSTTPPPLHVSQSDTAMLRKSVSFSEDLLQAASGMGSGGSAGKEVAPLKALLRQQTQSALEQREFPFFTLTSFPAGFLLHVGGVVSARSVKLLDRIHNPALGNTRSYKLLDWNSFSADEPETRDAWWEEIRQEIKSHAKALGCHAVVGYSESTSICEEVCILSASGTAAILSSRFMQDGALDTEHRLSRQHGTERGEGEMGSSVSLGFDDVVPPACGFCHIPYDEFNMPFPAQLTFCHCCHRHKVPDVLFTTIDVPSEAHVTGKGCLIQARLCRTKKKAQGEGNATAISNLLPFLEYELHTQLMNKLKLRSMNTLFGLRIQISVGENMLLGLASATGVYLTALPSPGGIQIAGKTPSDLTYEQHLSNMQKKINDTISKNKELYEINPPEFVEELIGSPIPEPRQRSRLFRSQSESSDEVLELDLSHGKKDAFVLEIDDTDAFEDIHSLLTDAPTPPGFYSCNTEIMPGIYNWTSELQMFTSVRVFRLSNVNLTNQGLNKIFNDLCENLLKSLYFKLRSMVPCCLCHLNFTVAVPEDELIQVAVTAVAMSFDKEQTQENGRQSGEKTLIKVTENEEQLQFPLELPADSSSSSSSSNPLNSAKGLAEVSGGPSSARVSSMEKSSPLPEGRSRSLRSSRSYPGGSVAVVKMTPLSFIPGTKIIKYLGIINMFFIRETTSLREEGGVSGFLHSFIAEVFAMVRAHVAALGGNAVVSYSMKECVFMENPNKNQAQCLINVSGDAVIFIRESELEATPPLTQTSCAGEGT; from the exons ATGCCTGGGAAGCTGAAGGCGAAGATCGTGGCGGGTCGACACCTGCCTGTCATGGACCGGGCCAGTGACCTGACTGACGCTTTCGTGGAG GTGAAGTTTGGAAACACGACTTTTAAAACCGACGTGTATGCGAAGTCACTAAATCCGCAGTGGAATTCTGAGTGGTTTAAATTTGAG gtggatgATGAGGATCTGCAGGATGAACCGTTACAGATTACGGTCCTGGATCATGACACCTACAGTGCTAACGATGCCATAGGGAAGGTTTACATCGACATCGACCCGCTGCTCTGCAGTGAAGCTGCCACCGTCATCTCCGGCTGGTTTCCCATCTACGACACCATTCACG gtatAAGAGGAGAGATCAACGTGCTGGTTAAAGTCGACCTCTTTAACGACCTGAACCGTTTCAGACAGTCTTCCTGTGGAGTAAAGTTCTTCTGTA CTACATCCATCCCACGATGTTACCGTGCTGTGATGGTCCACGGCTTTGTGGAGGAGCTGGTGGTCAACGAGGACCCGGAGTACCAGTGGATCGACCGCATCCGAACCCCGCGAGCGTCTAACGAGGCCCGTCAGCGTCTCATCTCTCTCATGTCAG GTGAGCTTCAGAGGAAAATTGGACTGAAGGTCCTGGAGATGGGGGGGAACACTGTGGTTGGTTATCTGCAGTGTTTTGACCTGGAAGGAGAATCAGGTCTGGTTGTGCGAGCCATCGGTACGGCCTGCACGCTGGAGAAGATCAGCAGCATACACGGTTCTGCAGGGGCCACGAACCCATCTAACTCCTCTCCATCAAAGGATATAAAAGA GGCGGGTTTTGGGGAGGAGGCCCCTGGTGTCCCGTTGTGCTCAGGACCCCCCACCCCACTGAGAGCCCAAACCTTCTCTTCCTTCTCCCCTTCCAAGTCCTACAGTCGCCAGTCCTCTTCCTCTGACACTGAGCTGAGCCTCACCCCCAAAACCG CGAGGATTTGTCTGTCTCCCAGTTCTCCCATCCTTCAGTGTAAATCTTCACCCTTTCCCACAACCAAAGCCCTAAGGAGTACAACTCCTCCCCCTCTCCATGTGAGCCAATCAGACACAGCCATGCTGAGAAAGAGCGTGTCGTTCAGTGAGGACCTGCTACAGGCGGCCTCCG GAATGGGCAGCGGTGGCAGCGCCGGGAAGGAGGTGGCACCTCTTAAAGCACTTCTGAGACAACAGACGCAGTCGGCTTTGGAACAGAGG gaGTTCCCCTTCTTTACACTGACCAGTTTCCCTGCTGGCTTTCTGCTACATGTGGGTGGAGTGGTGAGCGCACGCTCCGTCAAACTTCTGGATCGAATCCACAACCCTG CCTTGGGTAACACCAGATCATACAAACTGCTAGACTGGAATAGTTTCTCCGCAG ACGAGCCTGAGACACGAGATGCTTGGTGGGAGGAGATCCGACAGGAGATCAAGTCTCATGCTAAAGCTCTGGGCTGCCATGCAGTGGTGGGATACAGTGAATCCACCAGTATCTG CGAGGAGGTGTGTATTCTGTCAGCTTCGGGCACCGCAGCGATCCTTAGCTCTCGCTTCATGCAGGACGGCGCACTGGACACAGAGCACAGGTTGTCACGGCAACATGGCACAGAGAGGGGCGAGGGTGAGATGGGTAGTTCAGTCTCGTTAGG gttTGATGACGTCGTCCCTCCTGCCTGTGGGTTTTGTCACATCCCATACGATGAGTTTAACATGCCGTTTCCAGCTCAGCTCACATTCTGTCACTGTTGTCACCGCCATAAAGTCCCTGATGTGCTCTTTACCACCATAGACGTCCCCTCTGAAGCTCACGTCACTGGCAAAGGCTGTCTTATACAGGCcag GTTGTGTCGCACTAAGAAGAAGGCTCAGGGCGAAGGCAACGCCACAGCCATCAGTAACCTGCTGCCGTTCCTGGAGTACGAGCTTCACACCCAGCTGATGAACAAGCTGAAGCTGCGCAGCATGAACACACTGTTCGGTTTGCGCATCCAGATCAGTGTGGGAGAGAACATGCTGCTCGGCCTGGCT TCAGCGACAGGTGTGTATCTAACAGCACTTCCAAGTCCAGGAGGAATCCAGATCGCAGGAAAGACCCCCAGTGACCTGACGTACGAACAGCATCTctcaaacatgcaaaaaaaaattaatgacacTATCAGCAAGAACAAAGAGCTGTATGAGATTAATCCCCcg GAGTTTGTAGAGGAGCTGATCGGCTCACCAATCCCTGAGCCCCGGCAGCGATCTCGCCTCTTTCGCTCCCAGTCAGAGAGCTCAGATGAAGTTTTGGAGTTGGACCTGTCTCATGGGAAGAAGGATGCTTTTGTTCTAGAG ATCGACGATACAGACGCTTTTGAAGACATTCATTCCCTCCTCACCGACGCCCCGACACCTCCAG GTTTCTACAGCTGCAACACTGAAATAATGCCTGGGATTTATAACTGGACTTCAGAACTACAG ATGTTTACCTCCGTGAGAGTGTTCCGACTCAGCAATgtaaatctgaccaatcagggcCTGAATAAGATCTTCAATGATCTGTGTGAGAACCTGCTCaag agttTGTATTTCAAATTGCGCTCCATGGTGCCCTGCTGCCTCTGCCACTTAAACTTCACTGTCGCTGTGCCCGAGGACGAACTCATACAG gtggcAGTGACAGCAGTGGCCATGAGCTTCGATAAAGAGCAGACGCAGGAGAATGGCAGACAAAGTGGAGAGAAAACACTTATTaaag TTACAGAAAACGAAGAGCAGCTTCAGTTCCCTTTAGAGCTCCCTGCtgattcctcctcctcctcctcttcctccaacCCTCTGAACTCAGCCAAAG gtttgGCCGAGGTTTCAGGAGGTCCTTCGAGCGCTCGTG TTTCCTCTATGGAGAAGTCCAGTCCATTGCCTGAaggtcgctctcgctctctgagGTCGAGCCGTTCTTACCCCGGAGGTTCTGTTGCTGTGGTTAAAATGACGCCGCTCTCTTTTATTCCtggaacaaaaataataaaatacctCGGCATAATCAACATGTTCTTCATCAGGGAGACCACCTCACTTCgagag gagggTGGTGTGAGCGGGTTCCTGCACTCCTTTATAGCTGAGGTGTTTGCTATGGTGCGCGCGCATGTTGCTGCTCTGGGAGGAAACGCCGTCGTCTCGTACAGCATGAAGgaatgtgtgtttatggagAATCCAAACAAGaatcag gctCAGTGCCTTATCAACGTGAGCGGAGATGCTGTGATTTTCATCCGAGAGTCTGAACTCGAGGCCACGCCTCCACTGACACAAACATCCTGTGCTGGAGAAGggacgtga